From the Flavobacterium galactosidilyticum genome, one window contains:
- the uvrA gene encoding excinuclease ABC subunit UvrA, translating to MLDTDNTIEVQGARVHNLKNIDVSIPREKLVVITGLSGSGKSSLAFDTIYAEGQRRYVETFSAYARQFLGGLERPDVDKIDGLSPVIAIEQKTTSKSPRSTVGTITEIYDFLRLLYARGADAYSYNTGEKMVSYSDEQIKDLIIQDFSGKRINILAPVIRARKGHYAELFQQIAKQGFLKVRVNNDILDITLGMKLDRYKTHDIEIVVDRMVIDESPENEKRLSESINTAMHHGENVLMVLDQDSSEVRYFSRNLMCPTTGISYQNPEPNLFSFNSPKGACDHCNGLGTVNEINTKKIVPNPKLTIKAGGFAPLGEYKSSWIFKQLEIIGEKYGFKLTDTIEKIPAEAMEMILNGGKEKFTINSKDLGVAREYKIDFEGISNFIKNQHDESGSTSIKRWAKEFMDEVNCPVCDGSRLKKEALFFKINKKNIAELCDMDISDLTAWFNDLDSHLSDKQKRIATEVIKEIKDRLNFLMNVGLDYLALSRSSKSLSGGEAQRIRLATQIGSQLVGVLYILDEPSIGLHQRDNDKLIHSLEQLRDIGNSVIVVEHDKDMIERADYVIDIGPKAGKYGGEIISKGTPAEILKHQTITAMYMNGEMKIEVPAKRREGNGKFLKLSGATGNNLKNVSIELPLGKMICVTGVSGSGKSTLINETLYPILNAYYFNGVKKPKPYKKIEGLEHIDKVIDIDQSPIGRTPRSNPATYTEVFTEIRNLFTMTSESMIRGYKAGRFSFNVKGGRCETCEGSGVRTIEMNFLPDVYVECETCQGKRFNRETLEIRYKGKSISDVLNMTVDEAVPFFEMIPKIYRKVKTIQDVGLGYITLGQQSTTLSGGEAQRIKLAGELSKKDTGNTFYILDEPTTGLHFEDIRVLMEVINKLVDKGNTILIIEHNMDVIKLADYIIDIGPEGGKGGGQLIAKGTPEEVAKSKKSYTAKYLKKELE from the coding sequence ATGTTAGACACAGACAATACCATTGAAGTTCAAGGCGCTCGCGTTCACAATCTCAAAAATATAGATGTTTCCATTCCTCGTGAAAAACTAGTTGTAATTACTGGACTTTCTGGTTCTGGAAAATCCTCCCTAGCTTTCGATACTATTTATGCCGAAGGCCAGCGTCGTTATGTAGAAACATTTTCGGCTTATGCGAGACAATTCCTTGGTGGCTTAGAACGTCCTGATGTCGATAAAATTGATGGACTTTCGCCTGTAATTGCTATTGAACAAAAAACTACTAGTAAAAGCCCTCGTTCTACAGTGGGAACCATTACTGAAATTTATGATTTCCTGCGTTTACTTTACGCTCGTGGAGCTGATGCTTATAGCTACAATACTGGAGAAAAGATGGTTTCCTATTCTGATGAGCAAATCAAAGATTTGATTATTCAGGATTTTTCTGGAAAAAGAATTAATATTTTAGCGCCAGTTATTCGCGCTAGAAAAGGACATTATGCAGAACTTTTTCAACAAATAGCCAAGCAGGGCTTCCTTAAAGTACGTGTAAATAATGATATTCTTGACATTACTTTAGGAATGAAATTAGACCGTTACAAAACACACGATATCGAAATTGTAGTTGATAGAATGGTTATTGATGAATCCCCTGAGAATGAAAAACGATTATCAGAAAGCATCAATACCGCCATGCATCATGGTGAAAATGTGTTAATGGTTTTAGATCAAGATTCTAGTGAAGTCCGTTATTTCAGTAGAAATTTGATGTGTCCTACAACTGGAATTTCCTATCAGAATCCAGAACCTAATTTATTTTCTTTCAATTCTCCAAAAGGTGCTTGCGATCATTGCAACGGTTTAGGAACGGTGAATGAGATTAATACTAAGAAGATTGTTCCAAATCCTAAATTGACCATTAAAGCAGGCGGATTTGCACCACTTGGCGAATATAAAAGCTCTTGGATTTTTAAACAATTAGAAATTATTGGAGAAAAATACGGCTTTAAATTGACAGACACCATCGAAAAAATCCCAGCTGAAGCTATGGAAATGATTTTAAATGGTGGAAAAGAAAAGTTCACCATCAATTCCAAAGATTTAGGTGTTGCCCGAGAATACAAAATTGACTTTGAAGGGATTTCAAATTTTATCAAAAATCAACATGATGAAAGCGGATCGACATCGATAAAAAGATGGGCTAAGGAATTTATGGACGAAGTAAACTGTCCGGTTTGTGATGGTTCTCGTTTGAAAAAAGAAGCATTGTTCTTTAAAATAAATAAAAAAAACATAGCTGAATTGTGCGATATGGACATTTCGGATTTGACCGCTTGGTTTAATGACTTAGATAGCCATTTATCTGATAAACAAAAGCGTATCGCAACGGAAGTTATCAAAGAGATTAAGGATCGATTGAACTTCTTGATGAATGTTGGTTTAGATTATTTGGCTTTAAGCCGAAGTTCAAAATCACTTTCTGGCGGTGAAGCACAACGCATCCGTTTAGCAACTCAAATTGGTTCGCAGTTGGTTGGCGTATTATATATTCTCGATGAGCCAAGTATTGGTTTACACCAGAGAGACAATGATAAACTAATCCATTCTCTAGAACAATTACGCGATATTGGAAACTCGGTGATTGTCGTAGAACACGATAAAGACATGATTGAACGTGCGGATTATGTAATCGACATTGGACCAAAAGCAGGTAAATACGGTGGCGAAATAATTAGCAAAGGAACACCCGCAGAAATCCTGAAACATCAAACGATTACGGCGATGTATATGAATGGTGAAATGAAAATTGAAGTTCCTGCAAAGCGTAGAGAGGGAAATGGAAAGTTTTTAAAACTATCTGGAGCAACTGGAAATAATCTTAAAAATGTTTCTATAGAGCTGCCGTTAGGGAAAATGATTTGCGTGACTGGAGTTTCAGGAAGCGGAAAATCTACTTTGATTAACGAGACCCTCTACCCTATTTTGAATGCCTATTATTTTAATGGCGTCAAAAAACCAAAACCATATAAAAAAATTGAAGGCTTGGAACATATCGATAAAGTAATTGATATTGATCAAAGTCCAATTGGAAGAACACCAAGATCGAATCCTGCGACTTATACCGAAGTTTTTACAGAAATTAGAAATCTGTTTACAATGACTTCAGAAAGTATGATTCGAGGTTATAAAGCGGGACGTTTTAGCTTTAATGTAAAAGGCGGACGTTGCGAAACCTGTGAAGGTTCTGGAGTTCGAACCATCGAAATGAACTTTCTTCCGGATGTATATGTCGAATGTGAAACCTGTCAAGGAAAACGTTTTAACAGAGAAACACTTGAAATTCGATACAAAGGAAAATCTATTTCGGATGTGTTGAATATGACAGTAGATGAAGCGGTTCCGTTTTTTGAAATGATTCCGAAGATCTACAGAAAAGTAAAAACCATTCAAGATGTTGGTTTGGGTTATATAACATTAGGTCAACAAAGTACAACGCTTTCTGGTGGCGAAGCACAACGCATAAAACTAGCTGGAGAATTATCTAAAAAAGATACTGGCAACACATTTTATATCCTCGATGAACCCACAACAGGATTGCATTTTGAAGATATCAGAGTATTGATGGAAGTTATTAATAAGCTGGTTGATAAAGGAAATACGATTTTAATTATCGAACACAATATGGATGTCATTAAACTGGCAGATTACATTATCGATATTGGTCCAGAAGGTGGTAAAGGTGGAGGCCAACTTATCGCTAAAGGAACTCCGGAAGAAGTTGCTAAAAGCAAAAAAAGTTATACTGCAAAATATTTAAAAAAGGAATTGGAATAA
- a CDS encoding GMC oxidoreductase, whose amino-acid sequence MRYDYDYIIIGSGFGGSVSALRLSEKGYKVLVIEKGKWYKASDFAKTNWNLRKWLWFPSIKFFGIMKMSIFRHIVIISGTGVGGGSLVYANTLPVPKTSFYKSGSWSELADWENELKPFYKTALTMLGAARNPQLFDGDIALKELAKEIGKEDQFENPAVAVFFGKPGVKVKDPYFEGQGPEREGCNFCGGCMTGCRYGAKNTLDKNYLYLAQNLGAEILAENEVYDVLPIDSNNGSTGYKVYLKSSTQFLKNKKEFTAKGVVFSGGVLGTVKLLLKLKSKSLPLLSDKLGEDIRTNNETLISVSTLDKSKNVSKGVAIGSLLHTDDNSHLEIVRYSEGSGFWKLLHLPLSNGINTLTRLGNMTKQVFSLPTQYFKIYFVNSWSKSTVVLLFMQSIDSTLKFKTNFFGGMASSVGKGVKPSAYIPESMALTKKYSEIIDGVPTSFVLESIAGIPSTAHVLGGAVMGKDASQGVINKNNEVFGYKNMYVIDGAMISANPGVNPSLSITAIAERAMAQIPAHENIKL is encoded by the coding sequence ATGCGATACGATTATGACTATATTATCATAGGAAGTGGTTTTGGAGGCTCTGTTAGTGCTTTGCGATTATCTGAAAAAGGATATAAAGTTTTAGTTATTGAAAAAGGCAAATGGTACAAAGCGAGTGACTTTGCCAAGACTAATTGGAACCTACGTAAATGGTTGTGGTTTCCGTCAATCAAATTTTTCGGTATTATGAAGATGAGTATCTTTAGGCATATCGTCATAATTTCAGGGACAGGAGTCGGTGGTGGTTCCTTGGTTTATGCTAATACATTACCTGTTCCTAAGACATCATTTTACAAATCAGGAAGTTGGAGCGAATTAGCAGATTGGGAAAATGAACTCAAACCATTTTATAAAACGGCTTTAACCATGCTTGGTGCGGCACGAAATCCCCAATTATTTGATGGTGACATTGCCTTAAAAGAATTAGCAAAAGAAATTGGAAAAGAAGACCAATTTGAAAATCCTGCGGTTGCTGTTTTCTTTGGTAAGCCAGGAGTAAAGGTCAAGGATCCTTATTTTGAAGGTCAAGGCCCAGAAAGAGAAGGTTGTAATTTCTGTGGAGGTTGTATGACAGGCTGTCGCTATGGTGCTAAGAATACCTTGGATAAAAATTACCTGTACTTAGCACAAAATTTGGGTGCAGAAATCCTTGCTGAGAATGAAGTTTATGATGTATTACCTATTGATTCTAATAATGGATCGACTGGATATAAAGTTTATCTTAAATCGAGTACTCAATTCTTGAAAAATAAAAAAGAATTTACCGCAAAAGGCGTCGTTTTTTCCGGCGGAGTTTTGGGAACAGTTAAGTTATTACTTAAACTAAAATCAAAATCACTTCCATTATTATCTGATAAACTAGGGGAAGACATCCGTACTAACAATGAAACCTTAATTAGCGTATCTACTTTAGATAAAAGCAAAAATGTATCAAAAGGGGTAGCGATAGGAAGTTTACTACATACAGATGATAATAGCCATCTTGAGATTGTAAGATACTCTGAAGGTTCTGGTTTCTGGAAATTATTACATCTTCCGCTGTCGAATGGTATAAACACGCTGACTCGCTTAGGAAATATGACAAAGCAAGTTTTTAGCTTGCCTACTCAATATTTCAAAATCTATTTTGTGAATAGTTGGTCAAAAAGCACTGTAGTTTTGTTGTTTATGCAATCTATAGACAGTACTTTAAAATTCAAGACTAATTTCTTTGGAGGTATGGCATCGTCCGTGGGAAAAGGAGTAAAGCCAAGTGCTTACATTCCAGAATCTATGGCGTTAACAAAAAAATATAGTGAAATTATTGATGGAGTTCCTACTTCATTTGTATTAGAATCCATTGCTGGAATTCCTTCAACGGCTCATGTATTGGGTGGGGCAGTAATGGGAAAAGATGCTTCGCAAGGTGTAATCAATAAAAATAATGAAGTGTTTGGATATAAAAACATGTATGTGATAGACGGTGCAATGATATCAGCAAATCCTGGTGTAAATCCCTCGTTGTCAATTACCGCAATTGCTGAAAGAGCTATGGCGCAAATCCCTGCACATGAAAATATAAAATTGTAG
- a CDS encoding HipA domain-containing protein, producing the protein MDDTIGGDFHEKCSLDFFGTKRQPTFAHILQQMTALALNVVERSVAIPGAQPKFSLSLVNETIQQGNKGHLTVVGALGGNYVFKPPSKQFPEMPANEHVTMRIAEAFGINTVKSSLIRLQSGELSYITKRIDRTATGEKIHMVDMFQITEAFDKYKSSMEKIGKALNEYSDNTLLDKLYFLELAIFSFLTRNNDMHLKNFSKINTSDSWTLAPADDLLNVNIVNPDDTEELALPLEGKKKKLKWEHFERLGKSLDLNDKQLKGIAKRFQKNKPIAIQWLNNSFLSDEYKQKYIILLEERHIALFL; encoded by the coding sequence TTGGATGATACAATTGGAGGCGATTTTCATGAGAAGTGCAGCTTAGATTTTTTTGGAACAAAACGCCAACCTACATTTGCACATATCCTACAACAAATGACAGCTTTAGCACTAAATGTGGTGGAGCGCAGCGTCGCGATCCCTGGGGCACAACCAAAATTCTCGTTATCGCTTGTAAATGAAACGATTCAGCAGGGAAACAAAGGGCATCTCACAGTAGTAGGTGCTTTGGGCGGTAATTATGTTTTCAAACCGCCATCCAAACAATTTCCTGAAATGCCCGCAAATGAACATGTAACCATGCGCATTGCAGAAGCTTTTGGAATTAATACGGTAAAATCAAGCTTGATACGATTACAATCCGGAGAGCTTTCCTATATAACTAAACGCATTGACAGGACAGCAACAGGTGAAAAAATCCACATGGTAGATATGTTCCAAATCACTGAAGCTTTTGATAAATACAAAAGCTCGATGGAAAAAATTGGCAAAGCCCTAAACGAGTATTCTGATAATACCTTATTGGATAAATTGTATTTCTTGGAATTAGCAATTTTTAGCTTCTTAACACGAAATAATGATATGCATCTCAAGAACTTCTCCAAGATAAACACAAGTGACTCCTGGACGTTAGCTCCTGCCGATGATCTTCTGAACGTAAATATTGTAAATCCTGACGACACGGAAGAACTGGCTTTACCTCTGGAAGGAAAAAAGAAAAAACTTAAATGGGAACATTTCGAACGATTGGGAAAATCATTAGACTTAAACGACAAACAACTAAAAGGAATTGCCAAACGATTTCAGAAAAATAAGCCGATCGCCATCCAATGGCTTAATAACTCTTTCCTATCCGACGAATACAAACAAAAATATATTATACTTTTAGAAGAAAGACACATAGCCTTATTCCTATAA
- a CDS encoding type I restriction endonuclease subunit R, producing MSHQSEATLENNLIKQLIGLKYSAVKIQDGEALVSNLKSQLEVFNETTFTTKEFDAILNHLAKGNVFEKAKMLRDRFQLDKEDGTSFYVRFFNTENTSQNLYQVTNQISLEGSYKNRFDVTLLVNGLPLVQIELKRSGIEIKEAFNQINRYQMHSFWSNHGLFQYVQLFVISNGVNTKYLANNKLQSVKQTFFWADAKNKNITELPEFTAAFLNPAHLGKMMAHYIVINETHKVMMVLRPYQYFATEAIIHQVKNSNDNAYIWHTTGSGKTLTSFKASQILMELPEVYKVVFVVDRKDLDYQTMNEFNAFKKDSVDVTNNTQSLVRQLTDNTKLVLTTIQKLNNAISERFAGKIESLRHQKIVFIFDECHRSQFGDTHDRITKFFEKSQLIGFTGTPIFAENASMNDYGKRTTKDLFGNCLHKYVITDAIKDQNVLRFGIEYIGKYKNKSNTFIDIEVEDIDKQEVLNSEKRINKIVDYIIAYHNQKTFSRDYSALLAVSSIDNVIQYYDLFQQKKLAGEHDLRIATIFTYGTNEDSDEAQDYLPSDEDFDIAAEPQTIYKSKHSRDKLETYIGDYNKMYGTSFSTKDPQQFENYFKNISQRLKDREKENFNHEKDRLDIVIVVNMMLTGFDAKKVNTLYVDKNLKQHGLIQAYSRTNRILGEQKSQGNILSFRNLKKATDDAITLFSNKEAIEVVTMPDYEKIAEKFDEALKALREITPTYESVNDLKDEEAEALFVQAFRKLMRAMNVLQSYTDFDWDDLPIEEQEFEKYKSKYLDLYEKVKRDTQKQKTSILDDIDFELELIHRDQINVAYILKLLAQLKGEKTPSAAAAQKKAIIDLLGADIQLRSKRELIQKFIDENMPNIKDGDTIEDEFEKFWQDQKVLALGKLCEDEHLDKAQFKALIDAYIYSGREPIKDEVFQCLDNRPSVLQARTIGDRIIAKMKEFVEVFVKGMMA from the coding sequence ATGAGCCATCAATCCGAAGCCACATTAGAAAATAATTTAATCAAGCAATTGATAGGTTTAAAATATTCCGCAGTAAAAATTCAGGATGGAGAAGCTTTAGTTTCTAATCTAAAAAGTCAATTAGAAGTTTTTAATGAAACTACTTTTACAACCAAAGAGTTTGATGCTATTTTGAATCATTTGGCCAAAGGCAATGTATTTGAAAAAGCCAAAATGCTTCGGGATCGTTTTCAATTGGATAAAGAAGATGGTACTTCGTTTTATGTTCGTTTTTTTAATACCGAAAATACGAGTCAGAATTTATATCAGGTTACCAATCAAATTTCATTAGAAGGAAGTTACAAAAATCGTTTTGACGTCACGCTTTTGGTGAATGGTTTGCCTTTGGTACAAATAGAATTGAAGCGTTCGGGTATCGAAATCAAAGAAGCCTTTAACCAAATTAATAGGTATCAAATGCATTCTTTTTGGAGCAATCACGGCTTGTTTCAATACGTGCAATTGTTTGTGATTAGCAATGGAGTGAATACAAAATATTTGGCCAACAATAAATTACAATCGGTGAAGCAAACCTTCTTTTGGGCAGATGCCAAAAATAAGAACATCACCGAATTACCCGAGTTTACAGCTGCTTTTTTGAATCCAGCACATTTGGGTAAAATGATGGCGCATTATATCGTGATTAACGAAACCCATAAGGTCATGATGGTGTTGCGACCGTACCAATATTTTGCTACCGAAGCCATTATTCATCAAGTTAAAAACTCGAATGACAACGCTTATATATGGCACACCACAGGATCGGGAAAAACGCTAACCTCTTTCAAAGCAAGCCAAATTTTGATGGAATTGCCCGAAGTGTACAAAGTGGTTTTTGTGGTGGATCGAAAAGATTTGGATTACCAAACCATGAATGAGTTCAATGCGTTCAAGAAAGACAGCGTTGATGTTACCAATAACACCCAATCGTTAGTACGGCAATTGACCGATAACACCAAATTGGTTTTAACTACGATTCAGAAATTAAATAACGCTATTTCGGAACGATTTGCGGGCAAAATAGAAAGCTTACGCCATCAGAAAATCGTATTTATATTTGATGAGTGCCACCGTTCACAATTTGGAGATACCCACGACCGTATTACCAAATTCTTTGAGAAAAGTCAGTTAATTGGTTTTACGGGAACACCCATATTTGCTGAAAATGCTTCCATGAATGATTACGGAAAACGTACCACCAAAGATTTGTTTGGCAACTGCTTACACAAATACGTGATTACGGATGCCATTAAGGATCAAAACGTATTGCGTTTTGGGATAGAATACATTGGGAAATACAAAAACAAGAGCAATACTTTTATCGATATTGAAGTAGAAGATATCGACAAACAGGAAGTATTGAATTCGGAGAAAAGAATCAATAAAATTGTAGATTATATTATTGCCTATCACAACCAAAAAACCTTTAGTAGAGATTATTCGGCATTGTTGGCGGTAAGCAGTATCGATAATGTGATTCAGTATTATGATTTGTTTCAGCAAAAGAAACTCGCTGGAGAACACGATTTGCGTATTGCTACTATTTTTACATATGGCACAAACGAAGATTCAGACGAAGCACAAGATTACTTACCAAGTGATGAAGATTTTGATATTGCCGCCGAACCGCAAACCATCTACAAATCCAAACACAGCAGAGATAAATTAGAAACCTATATTGGCGATTATAACAAAATGTATGGTACGAGTTTTTCGACCAAAGACCCCCAGCAATTTGAGAACTATTTCAAAAATATAAGTCAACGTTTAAAAGACCGAGAGAAAGAAAACTTCAACCACGAGAAAGACCGCTTGGATATTGTTATTGTAGTGAATATGATGCTTACAGGTTTTGATGCCAAAAAAGTAAATACGTTGTATGTCGATAAAAACTTGAAGCAACACGGTTTGATTCAGGCGTATTCCAGAACGAATCGAATATTAGGCGAACAGAAGTCGCAAGGGAATATTTTATCCTTTAGAAACCTCAAAAAAGCCACAGACGATGCCATTACTTTGTTTTCCAACAAAGAGGCAATCGAAGTGGTTACGATGCCCGACTATGAAAAAATTGCAGAAAAATTTGATGAAGCTTTAAAAGCTTTACGAGAAATTACGCCCACTTATGAAAGCGTAAATGATTTAAAAGACGAAGAAGCCGAAGCATTGTTTGTTCAAGCTTTTAGGAAATTAATGCGGGCCATGAATGTCTTGCAATCCTACACTGATTTTGATTGGGACGATTTACCTATTGAGGAACAGGAATTTGAAAAATACAAAAGCAAGTATCTTGATTTGTACGAGAAAGTAAAAAGAGATACCCAAAAGCAAAAAACATCGATACTGGATGATATTGATTTTGAATTAGAATTAATTCACAGAGACCAAATTAATGTGGCCTATATCCTGAAATTGTTAGCACAACTGAAAGGAGAAAAAACACCATCGGCGGCAGCCGCTCAAAAGAAAGCCATAATTGATTTATTGGGAGCGGATATTCAGCTACGAAGCAAACGTGAATTGATTCAGAAATTCATTGACGAGAATATGCCGAACATCAAAGATGGTGATACCATCGAAGATGAGTTTGAGAAATTCTGGCAAGATCAAAAAGTGCTGGCATTAGGCAAACTTTGCGAAGACGAACATTTGGACAAAGCGCAATTCAAAGCTTTAATAGATGCTTACATATACAGCGGTAGAGAACCCATAAAAGACGAAGTTTTTCAATGTTTGGACAACAGACCCAGCGTTTTGCAAGCACGAACCATTGGCGATCGAATCATTGCCAAAATGAAGGAGTTTGTGGAGGTTTTTGTTAAGGGGATGATGGCTTAG
- a CDS encoding Fic family protein has product MIHQQYSHKITIFQGKETPEEGVLVGYGALLNSLQLPMPFPEQLALISEKRKSYSTANWKVFSSRNAFEDSFYKHLVFALKYEGINLLFFKKLFEKLTTEEVLALLKIEPTGIYSRKIWFLYEWLRNEKLDIPDLTIKKAIPLVDEKLQYAIEGISSPRHRIINNLPGSVLFCPLIRKTEKLEQYIQSNIGNQKNAYLKRMHKDVLQRASAYLLLKDSKASFTIEGEKPRNNRAARWGNAIGQAGVNPLTIDELTRLQQLVIESNRFTQMGIRKQQGFVGDRDRETGEPIPDHISAKQEDLDSLLKGLFATKEILVHSKLDPVLVATKIAFGFVFIHPFVDGNGRLHRYIIHHILAKMHYSEQGMIFPVSASILSHINDYSKTLESYSHPVLDQIKWKTSSDKNVEILNDTIDYYRYFDATAQAEFLYDCVQDTMVNIIPAEVDYLRKYDEFKRYVDDTYEMPDDMVGLLVRFLEQGAGILSKRALNREFSALEESEVKEIESTYHEIFIEE; this is encoded by the coding sequence ATGATACACCAGCAGTATTCTCATAAAATAACTATTTTTCAAGGGAAGGAAACACCAGAAGAAGGAGTACTTGTAGGCTACGGTGCCTTACTAAATAGCTTGCAACTGCCAATGCCTTTTCCAGAGCAATTGGCGCTTATAAGCGAAAAAAGAAAAAGTTATAGTACGGCAAACTGGAAAGTATTTTCTTCCCGAAATGCTTTTGAAGATAGCTTTTACAAACACCTTGTATTTGCTTTAAAATACGAAGGAATCAATTTGTTGTTTTTCAAAAAACTCTTTGAAAAACTCACAACCGAAGAAGTATTGGCACTTTTAAAAATCGAGCCAACAGGTATATACAGCCGAAAAATATGGTTTTTATATGAATGGTTGCGAAATGAAAAATTAGACATTCCTGACTTAACGATTAAAAAAGCAATTCCATTAGTGGATGAAAAATTGCAATATGCTATTGAAGGCATCAGTTCGCCACGCCATCGAATTATCAATAATTTGCCTGGTTCGGTACTTTTTTGTCCTTTGATTCGAAAAACCGAAAAGTTAGAACAGTATATTCAGTCGAATATTGGGAATCAAAAAAACGCTTATTTAAAACGAATGCACAAAGATGTGCTACAACGTGCTTCTGCTTATCTATTGCTAAAAGATTCGAAGGCATCGTTTACCATAGAAGGCGAAAAACCTAGAAATAATCGCGCAGCACGCTGGGGAAATGCTATAGGACAAGCGGGAGTTAATCCTTTAACCATCGATGAATTAACCCGATTGCAACAATTAGTAATTGAAAGCAATCGCTTTACCCAAATGGGTATTCGAAAACAACAAGGATTTGTAGGCGATCGAGATCGAGAAACGGGCGAACCCATTCCAGATCATATTTCGGCTAAACAGGAGGATTTAGATTCCTTACTAAAAGGACTATTTGCAACAAAAGAAATTCTAGTCCACTCAAAATTAGACCCAGTTCTTGTGGCTACTAAAATAGCATTTGGATTTGTGTTTATTCACCCATTTGTAGATGGTAATGGTCGTTTGCACCGCTATATTATTCACCACATATTAGCAAAGATGCACTATTCAGAGCAAGGAATGATTTTTCCTGTTTCGGCATCTATTTTATCTCATATCAATGATTATAGCAAAACATTAGAATCGTATTCACATCCTGTTTTGGATCAAATTAAATGGAAAACTTCATCGGATAAAAACGTTGAAATCCTAAATGACACCATAGACTATTACCGTTATTTTGATGCAACCGCACAAGCAGAATTTCTTTACGACTGCGTTCAGGATACTATGGTAAATATTATTCCTGCCGAAGTCGATTATTTGCGTAAATACGATGAATTTAAGCGGTATGTTGATGATACGTATGAAATGCCAGATGATATGGTCGGGCTATTAGTTCGGTTTTTAGAACAAGGAGCAGGCATATTATCCAAACGTGCTTTGAATAGAGAATTTTCTGCTTTGGAAGAATCAGAAGTAAAGGAAATAGAAAGTACTTATCACGAAATATTTATAGAAGAATAA
- a CDS encoding GxxExxY protein codes for MKYQEITQKIIGAAMEVHKTLGNGFQEVIYQRALEIEMHAMGLNYQREFEMDIFYKKERIGGRRVDFFVENCIMVELKALIQMEDVHMAQAMNYLEAYNVEIGLLINFGAKSLQFKRVHNNSLKS; via the coding sequence ATGAAATATCAAGAAATTACTCAAAAGATTATTGGTGCGGCTATGGAAGTGCACAAAACTTTGGGAAATGGTTTTCAAGAAGTAATTTACCAACGTGCGCTTGAAATTGAAATGCATGCGATGGGTTTAAATTATCAGAGAGAATTTGAAATGGATATTTTTTATAAAAAAGAACGAATTGGCGGACGCAGAGTCGATTTTTTTGTTGAGAATTGTATAATGGTAGAGCTAAAAGCATTAATACAAATGGAAGATGTTCATATGGCACAAGCTATGAATTATTTGGAAGCGTATAATGTCGAGATTGGTTTGCTAATTAATTTTGGAGCAAAAAGTCTTCAATTTAAAAGAGTTCATAATAACAGTCTTAAGTCATAA